The Nitrospirota bacterium sequence CTTTATGGTGAACCTGCAAATAATATCCCGAAGTTTATTGAAGATAATGGAATAAGCATATTAATAACTGATTTTAATCCCTTACTCATTACAAGGAAATGGAAAGATTCGGTCGCAAATAAGGTCAACATACCTTTTTTTGAAATTGACGCACACAATATTATTCCATGCTGGATAGCCTCATCAAAGCAGGAATATGCTGCATATACTATAAGACCTAAAATCCACCGCTTATTACCTGATTTCTTACAAGAATTTCCAGTATTGAAAAAGCATACTTATCCATGGAAAGGTAAAACCCCTCAGATAGAGTGGGTTAATGTTCAGAAAAAATTGTCTATAGATAGGAAGGTTCCGGAAGTAAAGACTATTATTCCTGGTGAAAGGGCAGCAATTAAAATTCTTCATGACTTTTTGAAGAATAAGTTACATCGGTATTACCTTGACAGAAATGACCCTACAAAAAGCGCTCAATCCGAGCTTTCTCCATATCTGCATTTCGGACAAATCTCAGCGCAAAGGGTTGTACTTGAAGTAATGAGAGTAAGCACAAGTGAACAAACAAGAAAAGCATTCCTTGAAGAAATCATAGTCCGCAGAGAACTATCTGACAATTTTTGTTTTTTTAATAATAACTATAATAATTTTAATGGTTTCCCTGAATGGGCTAAAAAAACTCTAAACAAACACCGAAATGATCCAAGGAAATATGTAT is a genomic window containing:
- a CDS encoding deoxyribodipyrimidine photo-lyase; amino-acid sequence: MDNKRIRVLKKGKKVSGPVIYWMSRDQRVSDNWALLYAQEFAIKQNTPLGVVFCLVPTFLNATLRQYSFMLKGLREVEEKLAEKNIPFFMLYGEPANNIPKFIEDNGISILITDFNPLLITRKWKDSVANKVNIPFFEIDAHNIIPCWIASSKQEYAAYTIRPKIHRLLPDFLQEFPVLKKHTYPWKGKTPQIEWVNVQKKLSIDRKVPEVKTIIPGERAAIKILHDFLKNKLHRYYLDRNDPTKSAQSELSPYLHFGQISAQRVVLEVMRVSTSEQTRKAFLEEIIVRRELSDNFCFFNNNYNNFNGFPEWAKKTLNKHRNDPRKYVYTLEQFENFQTHDALWNASQLEMVKRGKMHGYLRMYWAKKILEWSESPETALKIAIYLNDKYELDGRDPNGYTGIAWSIGGVHDRAWNERKIFGKIRYMSYNGCKSKFNIIKYIEYVNSL